One stretch of Candidatus Bathyarchaeia archaeon DNA includes these proteins:
- a CDS encoding transglutaminase domain-containing protein, with product MKIAGIGLILICLTMSASILFASTLASKYDSNPSEVPDSRNFLVSMERSEERGSQEIFLDAVKTSPGLDISLDVERGEDVTSEDLRESVETRITPSIRSLVDKTIGRDPLKIFLYVRNTVDYVPYFGSVLGAHETLMEKAGNDVDQASLLISLFRAVGIPARYQQGNITLSEEEVTNWLDVETLNAASRVLRTVGIDHLVHFEKGSIDIEHVWVKAYIENKWVSMDPSYKRYEVVPEISLLGMIRRENGEMEIANSFDLENTGEASSLALIDYLKQADPQKVVGLFGERKIIPINKFETPKIKNVQWEYAAIKNPYYMTLIEFKFPNSMEKTGFYSFNLTTSMIAGLRLTLTFPPADENSANVIKKYGGLAKAPLSQIKLVPTLLLEGLPIYVGDPVDVGCSLTYHVNIKFAGWRKFDEITHSAVAGGYYIIYLAFINIPEIESDRTEFIKGLAEYLSTPNVKEIPFINDHIAGELLKQQFISRYLSSYYSYLSFRDKQSKVKTCPKMPMELQFGLTPQIKYSQNKPETVTGMTPTIDIKAHRWDSILKNDRGEYIKEKEIYKEEYVANFLLSCYASALEGGLVNFFYSTPPISTTHIIKTARERGVNIKSITKENIKDLDTIEGLTENNKESIRKDVAAGDIVLIPEQQVENIILSLEISKTKTYTEKKYDTYKGTAWLSIHPKGHVGTWISGQFITKGGSSGANIPIGESEGSICNALIASPDSPFLGAGEYGTTLSLSTQTNVGNGITLDPATIIEGENPLYNAFKKVENVFETANMAYESICDEIGIANQYYKENYPNAYQFIVRTAPETGKRLVRIVNVIQTTTDSWADSKKIWSRSDLNNLQKIYYTGGALTTNIAMQVAETPLFIGGVTVATKEGLPEHAKSQYEGVIDFAAKTTDQWNKWARETWTEPPKEQSIKAPEKRIIEIADPTLGGDSTSPRPAQSSAAHAVNVIQNMKILGLCDTNGRFTGIDHLGKTLSEIPNSYFLTPDNAFQILIYNPIPDANIARYKLVVKGIDDGNYYLHAEISSASTTIQIKSTPMTLRKDELSFIDLSVNYLMKQFSLELSTPKKGYVTIVNPVDLPAQAKTLVYVDGVNPVPLSGDRYTLLIFDLGSSHRLLIKSPTTYEEVGIQFYSDKKELQANSDRILEVVFKKQYLLHATSNYSKVEGAGWYDPGSTAKISIEKTVFKDKQGLEYIFKGWKGDIQSQEPTFEVLMDSPKNVEAIWQEKSTSTTYTHVIAAILLIVIAVAVCAYMIKTNRLRMPKTIKAIPPLPSEKAIKTKPSVKYCINCGSPISEEATFCPKCGAQQPPTT from the coding sequence ATGAAAATAGCAGGGATTGGGCTTATCCTAATATGTCTAACGATGAGCGCATCAATTTTATTCGCTTCAACGCTGGCCTCAAAATACGATTCTAACCCATCTGAAGTACCCGATTCACGGAACTTTCTAGTTTCTATGGAGCGGAGTGAAGAGAGAGGTTCCCAAGAGATATTCCTAGATGCCGTAAAAACGTCTCCGGGTCTTGACATATCTTTAGACGTTGAAAGAGGCGAGGATGTAACGAGTGAAGATCTACGAGAATCGGTTGAAACCCGTATTACACCTTCAATCAGATCTCTTGTCGATAAGACGATAGGAAGAGATCCGCTCAAGATCTTTCTCTACGTAAGGAATACTGTTGATTATGTTCCTTATTTCGGCTCCGTCCTCGGCGCTCATGAAACCTTAATGGAGAAGGCAGGTAATGATGTCGATCAAGCGTCCCTCTTAATATCGTTATTTCGAGCCGTAGGTATACCCGCCCGGTATCAGCAAGGAAATATCACTCTCTCTGAGGAAGAAGTTACCAACTGGCTTGATGTGGAAACACTCAACGCGGCCAGCCGAGTACTCAGAACCGTTGGGATCGATCATCTGGTCCACTTTGAAAAAGGAAGCATAGACATCGAACATGTTTGGGTTAAAGCCTACATTGAAAACAAATGGGTATCCATGGATCCGAGTTATAAGCGTTATGAAGTCGTCCCGGAAATTAGTTTACTTGGAATGATCCGAAGAGAAAATGGAGAAATGGAAATTGCCAACTCCTTTGACCTAGAGAATACTGGAGAGGCATCATCGCTGGCTCTTATTGATTATTTAAAACAGGCAGATCCCCAAAAAGTGGTAGGCCTCTTCGGAGAGCGAAAAATCATTCCAATCAACAAATTTGAAACGCCTAAGATTAAGAACGTACAATGGGAGTACGCAGCTATAAAAAATCCTTATTACATGACCTTAATCGAGTTCAAATTCCCAAACAGCATGGAGAAAACCGGTTTCTACTCCTTCAATTTAACCACGTCCATGATAGCGGGTTTACGCCTAACCCTGACCTTTCCACCGGCGGACGAGAATTCGGCAAACGTTATTAAGAAATATGGTGGATTAGCCAAGGCGCCCTTAAGCCAGATAAAGCTGGTCCCAACACTGCTGCTGGAAGGTTTGCCGATATATGTCGGCGATCCTGTGGATGTAGGGTGCTCACTTACCTATCATGTAAACATAAAATTTGCTGGATGGCGTAAATTCGATGAAATCACTCACAGCGCGGTAGCCGGAGGCTACTACATAATCTACTTAGCGTTCATTAATATACCTGAAATCGAATCTGACAGAACGGAATTCATCAAAGGTCTTGCCGAGTATTTAAGCACACCAAACGTAAAAGAGATCCCCTTCATAAACGATCACATCGCTGGCGAACTCTTAAAACAACAGTTCATTTCACGATACCTCTCATCATACTATTCTTATCTGTCTTTTAGAGATAAACAGTCCAAAGTCAAAACATGTCCAAAAATGCCAATGGAGCTTCAATTTGGATTAACCCCGCAAATAAAATACTCGCAAAATAAACCTGAAACCGTTACTGGAATGACCCCCACCATAGATATAAAAGCGCATCGATGGGACTCCATATTAAAAAATGATCGTGGCGAATACATCAAAGAAAAGGAAATTTATAAAGAAGAGTACGTAGCTAACTTTCTTTTAAGCTGCTACGCCTCCGCCCTCGAAGGAGGTCTCGTCAACTTCTTCTACTCCACCCCACCCATCTCCACTACGCATATCATTAAAACCGCGCGGGAAAGAGGAGTAAACATAAAATCGATCACAAAAGAGAACATCAAGGATTTAGACACCATAGAGGGATTAACAGAAAACAACAAAGAATCGATAAGAAAGGATGTCGCGGCGGGCGATATCGTACTCATACCCGAACAACAAGTTGAAAACATCATACTCTCACTTGAAATCTCAAAAACCAAAACATATACGGAGAAGAAATATGACACCTACAAAGGCACCGCGTGGCTGTCCATCCATCCAAAAGGACATGTAGGAACTTGGATCTCGGGACAGTTCATCACAAAAGGCGGATCATCAGGCGCCAACATCCCGATCGGAGAATCTGAAGGAAGCATATGCAACGCTTTAATAGCATCCCCCGACAGCCCATTCCTAGGCGCAGGAGAATATGGAACAACCCTCTCCCTCTCAACACAAACGAACGTTGGAAACGGAATAACGCTTGACCCGGCAACAATAATTGAAGGTGAAAATCCACTCTACAACGCCTTCAAGAAAGTCGAAAATGTGTTCGAAACAGCGAATATGGCTTACGAGAGCATATGCGATGAGATCGGAATAGCTAATCAATATTACAAAGAGAACTATCCAAACGCATACCAATTCATCGTTCGAACCGCACCTGAAACTGGAAAAAGGCTCGTTAGAATCGTCAACGTGATTCAAACAACCACAGATAGTTGGGCGGATAGTAAAAAGATTTGGAGCAGATCAGACCTCAACAATCTGCAAAAAATATATTATACCGGAGGGGCGCTTACCACGAACATCGCCATGCAAGTCGCCGAAACCCCGCTATTCATTGGCGGAGTAACTGTAGCGACGAAAGAAGGCCTCCCTGAACATGCGAAAAGTCAATACGAAGGCGTAATCGATTTCGCAGCGAAAACAACGGATCAATGGAATAAATGGGCCAGAGAAACATGGACCGAACCACCAAAGGAACAATCTATCAAAGCGCCTGAAAAAAGAATCATCGAGATAGCCGATCCAACCTTAGGAGGGGACTCCACATCACCCCGCCCAGCTCAAAGCTCCGCCGCACACGCTGTAAACGTAATTCAAAACATGAAGATCCTAGGCCTCTGCGATACCAACGGGAGATTCACAGGCATAGATCACCTTGGAAAAACTCTCTCAGAGATACCGAACTCCTACTTTTTAACCCCTGACAACGCCTTTCAAATCTTAATTTACAATCCCATTCCCGACGCAAACATCGCGCGTTACAAACTGGTGGTTAAAGGTATAGATGACGGAAACTATTACCTACACGCAGAAATATCCTCCGCCTCCACCACCATCCAGATAAAAAGCACCCCAATGACCTTAAGGAAGGACGAACTATCTTTCATCGATCTAAGTGTTAACTATCTTATGAAGCAGTTTTCCCTTGAACTATCCACGCCGAAAAAAGGATACGTGACGATCGTTAACCCGGTAGATCTTCCAGCTCAGGCGAAAACCTTGGTCTACGTGGATGGGGTTAACCCAGTCCCTCTCAGCGGTGACCGATACACGTTGCTGATATTCGATTTAGGATCATCACACCGACTGTTAATCAAATCCCCTACGACATACGAAGAGGTAGGAATTCAGTTTTACAGCGACAAGAAAGAGTTACAAGCGAATTCGGACCGCATCCTGGAAGTCGTCTTCAAAAAACAGTATCTGCTTCATGCAACTTCAAATTACAGTAAGGTAGAGGGCGCTGGATGGTATGATCCTGGATCAACCGCAAAGATCTCCATTGAGAAGACGGTGTTCAAAGACAAACAAGGATTAGAATACATCTTCAAAGGCTGGAAAGGCGACATACAATCTCAAGAACCAACATTCGAAGTACTGATGGATTCACCGAAAAATGTTGAGGCGATCTGGCAGGAGAAATCCACATCCACCACCTATACCCACGTCATCGCTGCAATTCTCCTCATAGTAATCGCCGTAGCCGTCTGCGCTTACATGATTAAAACCAACCGCCTTAGGATGCCGAAAACAATCAAAGCCATCCCACCTCTACCAAGCGAAAAAGCGATTAAAACCAAGCCTTCAGTAAAATATTGCATAAATTGCGGAAGCCCCATCTCAGAAGAAGCAACATTCTGCCCTAAATGCGGCGCGCAACAACCTCCTACAACGTAA